A window of the Sphingomonas piscis genome harbors these coding sequences:
- a CDS encoding serine hydrolase domain-containing protein produces the protein MADSRIALSIVLAGLGASAIHSGAATQTPRNMKFNADSILAAAYAQTGPGAAAVVTRDGRLIYVGGRGLADVRRQQPITPETVFELGSIAKQFTAAVVLQLVAEGKIGLDDPLSSVFPGWPQPGARASIRQLLNHTSGLPDYSKVPGFIGKNSGGGGPPTNCWRLAKACRPRPHPVKLGSITTAATPSLVPSSKS, from the coding sequence ATGGCCGACAGTCGTATCGCTCTATCGATCGTTCTCGCCGGACTCGGGGCGTCTGCTATTCACAGCGGTGCGGCAACACAGACCCCTCGAAACATGAAGTTTAATGCGGACTCGATCCTGGCCGCGGCTTACGCGCAAACGGGTCCCGGGGCTGCCGCGGTCGTCACTCGCGACGGCAGGCTCATCTATGTCGGTGGCCGGGGCCTTGCGGACGTGCGGCGACAGCAGCCAATCACGCCCGAGACCGTCTTCGAGCTCGGTTCGATTGCGAAGCAATTCACCGCGGCCGTGGTCCTGCAGTTGGTGGCAGAGGGAAAGATCGGCCTCGACGATCCGCTATCGAGCGTCTTCCCAGGCTGGCCGCAGCCCGGCGCCCGTGCGAGCATTCGCCAGCTTCTGAACCACACATCGGGGTTGCCAGACTACAGCAAGGTGCCGGGTTTCATCGGCAAGAACTCGGGCGGCGGTGGACCACCGACGAACTGCTGGCGCTTAGCAAAAGCCTGCCGGCCAAGACCGCACCCGGTGAAGCTTGGGAGTATAACAACGGCGGCTACGCCGTCCTTGGTGCCATCGTCGAAAAGCTGA
- a CDS encoding bifunctional riboflavin kinase/FAD synthetase — protein MERLSLKTGVPDRLRGAIIALGNFDGFHLGHQAVVGRAVARGHHERRPVIVGTFFPHPVRFFKPDLPPFRLTSLDQRERLFAHAGADAMLVFDFDADLAATDAEDFVGLLAKLGVAGVVTGEDFSFGRGRGGNAELLRELGASHDIVAETVPAVTLENELISSSRIREALKAGDPGTATRLLSRPFAIEGVVQHGDARGRELGYPTANLPMEQYLRPAYGIYAVRVWLDDEHQYAGVANLGTRPMFDPPQELLEAHLFDFDGDLYGCKIEVALHHFIRGEEKFDSLEALVTQMDHDSAEARRLLALP, from the coding sequence ATGGAGCGGCTGAGCCTCAAGACCGGTGTCCCCGACCGCCTACGCGGGGCGATCATTGCGCTTGGCAATTTCGACGGCTTCCACCTTGGTCACCAGGCCGTGGTCGGCCGTGCAGTCGCCCGCGGCCACCACGAACGGCGCCCGGTGATCGTTGGCACCTTCTTTCCCCACCCGGTGCGCTTCTTCAAGCCGGACCTGCCGCCTTTCCGCCTCACCAGCCTCGACCAGCGCGAGCGCCTGTTCGCCCATGCGGGTGCCGACGCCATGCTGGTTTTCGACTTCGATGCCGACCTCGCTGCAACCGATGCGGAGGATTTCGTTGGCCTGCTCGCCAAGCTTGGGGTCGCGGGCGTCGTCACCGGCGAGGACTTCAGCTTCGGTCGGGGACGTGGCGGCAATGCCGAACTGCTTCGGGAGCTTGGCGCAAGCCACGACATCGTTGCGGAAACCGTTCCGGCGGTAACACTCGAAAACGAACTCATCTCCTCCAGCCGAATCCGCGAGGCGCTGAAAGCGGGAGACCCCGGGACCGCGACGCGCTTGCTCTCCCGCCCGTTCGCGATCGAAGGGGTCGTCCAACATGGCGACGCGCGTGGTCGTGAGCTCGGCTACCCGACGGCCAACCTGCCGATGGAGCAATATCTCCGCCCTGCCTACGGGATCTACGCCGTGCGCGTCTGGCTGGACGACGAACATCAATATGCCGGCGTCGCCAACCTCGGCACCCGCCCGATGTTCGATCCGCCGCAGGAGCTGCTGGAGGCGCATCTCTTCGACTTTGACGGCGACCTTTACGGCTGCAAGATTGAGGTCGCCCTCCACCATTTCATCCGTGGCGAGGAAAAGTTCGACAGCCTGGAGGCCCTCGTCACGCAGATGGACCACGACAGCGCCGAGGCCCGACGGCTACTGGCACTCCCCTGA
- the rpsM gene encoding 30S ribosomal protein S13, translated as MARIAGVNIPTNKRVEIALTYIHGIGRTKAKAITEKLGITSERRVQDLSDQEVLHIREEIDAQHTVEGDLRRETAMNIKRLMDLACYRGLRHRKGLPVRGQRTHTNARTRKGKAKPIAGKKK; from the coding sequence ATGGCACGTATTGCCGGCGTCAATATCCCGACCAACAAGCGCGTGGAAATCGCGCTGACCTACATCCATGGTATCGGCCGCACCAAGGCCAAGGCGATCACGGAAAAGCTGGGCATCACGTCCGAGCGCCGCGTCCAGGACCTGTCCGACCAGGAAGTCCTGCACATCCGCGAAGAGATCGACGCGCAGCACACGGTTGAGGGTGACCTCCGCCGTGAGACCGCGATGAACATCAAGCGGCTGATGGACCTCGCCTGCTACCGTGGGCTTCGCCACCGCAAGGGCCTGCCGGTCCGGGGCCAGCGCACGCACACCAATGCGCGCACCCGCAAGGGCAAGGCCAAGCCGATCGCCGGCAAGAAGAAGTAA
- the rpsK gene encoding 30S ribosomal protein S11, whose protein sequence is MAQAPQRLRRRERKNITSGVAHVNASFNNTMITITDAQGNAIAWSSAGMMGFKGSRKSTPYAAQVAAEDAGRKAAEHGVRTLEVEVKGPGSGRESALRALQAVGFQITSIRDVTPIPHNGVRPSKRRRV, encoded by the coding sequence ATGGCCCAAGCACCGCAGCGCCTCCGTCGGCGCGAACGCAAGAACATCACCTCCGGCGTCGCTCACGTGAACGCCAGCTTCAACAACACCATGATCACCATCACCGACGCGCAGGGCAATGCGATTGCCTGGTCCAGCGCCGGCATGATGGGCTTCAAGGGCAGCCGCAAGTCGACGCCGTATGCGGCACAGGTCGCGGCGGAAGATGCCGGGCGCAAGGCCGCCGAGCATGGCGTCCGCACCCTTGAGGTCGAAGTAAAGGGTCCGGGGTCGGGCCGCGAAAGCGCGCTTCGCGCGCTGCAGGCGGTCGGCTTCCAGATCACCTCCATTCGCGACGTCACGCCGATCCCGCACAACGGCGTCCGTCCCTCCAAGCGCCGCCGCGTCTAA
- a CDS encoding DNA-directed RNA polymerase subunit alpha, which produces MAVNAKNWQELKKPNSLERKPGGDSRRKAVFVAEPLERGFGMTLGNSLRRVLLSSLQGAAVTSIKIEGVLHEFSSLTGVREDVTDIVLNVKQVALKMEGEGPKRLSLSATGPAEVTAGMIQTSGDIEVTNPDLVICHLDDGATLNMELTADIGKGYVPAANNRPADAPIGLIPVDALYSPVRQVAYKVENTRVGQELDYDKLTLTVETDGTVAPEDAVAYAARILQDQLQLFVHFDDSQIRTAASPMIGQAISGGGLDTPTPQDTNQLNRYLLKKVDELELSVRSANCLKNDNIIYIGDLVQKTEAEMLRTPNFGRKSLNEIKEVLASMGLRLGMDIPGWPPENIEEMAKKLEQEMLG; this is translated from the coding sequence ATGGCCGTCAACGCAAAGAACTGGCAGGAACTCAAGAAGCCCAACAGCCTGGAGCGCAAGCCCGGTGGCGACAGCCGCCGCAAGGCCGTGTTCGTGGCCGAGCCGCTGGAGCGCGGCTTTGGAATGACCCTCGGCAACTCGCTTCGCCGTGTGCTGTTGAGCTCGCTTCAGGGCGCCGCCGTAACCTCGATCAAGATTGAGGGCGTGCTGCATGAATTCTCGTCGCTCACGGGTGTCCGTGAGGACGTCACCGACATCGTCCTTAACGTGAAGCAGGTCGCGCTGAAGATGGAAGGCGAAGGCCCCAAGCGCCTGTCGCTGTCCGCGACCGGACCGGCTGAAGTCACCGCGGGCATGATCCAGACCAGCGGCGACATTGAAGTCACCAATCCGGACCTCGTCATTTGCCACCTCGACGATGGCGCAACGCTCAACATGGAGCTCACCGCCGACATCGGTAAGGGTTATGTTCCTGCAGCCAACAACCGTCCGGCCGATGCGCCTATCGGTCTGATTCCGGTCGACGCGCTCTACAGCCCGGTCCGCCAGGTCGCCTACAAGGTGGAAAACACCCGCGTCGGCCAGGAACTGGACTATGACAAGCTGACGCTGACAGTGGAAACCGACGGCACCGTCGCTCCGGAAGACGCCGTTGCCTACGCCGCGCGCATTCTTCAGGACCAGCTGCAGCTGTTCGTCCACTTCGACGACAGCCAGATCCGCACCGCTGCCTCGCCGATGATCGGCCAGGCCATCAGCGGCGGCGGGCTGGACACGCCGACCCCGCAGGACACCAACCAGCTCAATCGCTACCTCCTCAAGAAGGTCGACGAGCTGGAGCTGTCGGTGCGTTCGGCGAACTGCCTCAAGAACGACAACATCATCTACATCGGCGATTTGGTTCAGAAGACCGAGGCCGAGATGCTGCGGACGCCGAATTTCGGCCGCAAGTCGTTGAACGAGATCAAGGAAGTGCTCGCCTCCATGGGCCTCCGCCTCGGCATGGACATCCCCGGATGGCCGCCTGAGAATATCGAGGAAATGGCCAAGAAGCTTGAGCAGGAAATGCTCGGCTAA
- a CDS encoding MFS transporter, producing the protein MADNKEQKWGMTRVIAASSAGTAFEWYDFFIFGTLASTVQKVFFAGLDPTSGLIAALGLFAAGFAFRPLGAIIFGVIGDRLGRKGAFLITVSLMGGATFAIGLLPTYATAGLIAPMLLILLRILQGIALGGEYGGAAIYVAEHAPDDKRGAATGWIQSSASFGLLAALLVILLTRTSLGEEAFAAWGWRIPFLFSAVLLAISIWLRSRLSESPEFIRLKEEGAVTKAPLREAFANRESLKRVFLAFFAIMCAQGAVWYAAFFYTQVFLGRSVGLAEPIVNQLLIIMTLVSAPLYVFFGWLSDKVGRKPVMLGGMLLALALYFPGFHMMAQAANPALVAAQRATPVVVATNASTCAVQFDPVGTAQFRSACDIAKSLLSARGISYKSTQSGDGSTKVIVGGRVVPVEGGDALSGAALKAHKAAMGERIGSSLAAAGYPKAADPRAVNLPLLLTVLILFVIAATALYGPQASALVEMFPTRVRYTALSLPYHVGTGWVGGFLPVTGVALAAITGNIYSALWYPVVFTAISAISTLLFLKETKGIPLDQV; encoded by the coding sequence ATGGCGGACAATAAAGAGCAGAAGTGGGGCATGACGCGAGTCATTGCCGCATCATCCGCGGGTACCGCGTTTGAATGGTATGACTTCTTCATCTTCGGAACGCTGGCGAGCACCGTGCAGAAGGTGTTCTTCGCCGGACTGGACCCCACGTCCGGGCTGATTGCCGCCCTTGGCTTGTTTGCCGCCGGGTTCGCCTTCCGTCCGCTGGGCGCCATCATCTTCGGTGTGATCGGCGACCGGTTGGGGCGCAAGGGCGCCTTCCTGATCACCGTCAGCCTGATGGGCGGCGCGACCTTCGCTATCGGCCTGCTCCCCACCTATGCGACGGCCGGCCTGATCGCGCCGATGCTGCTGATCCTGCTGCGCATCCTTCAAGGCATCGCGCTTGGAGGCGAATATGGAGGCGCGGCGATCTACGTCGCCGAGCATGCGCCGGACGACAAACGCGGCGCGGCGACGGGGTGGATCCAATCGTCGGCGAGCTTCGGACTGCTGGCGGCACTGCTTGTAATCCTGCTCACCCGCACCTCGCTGGGCGAAGAAGCCTTCGCCGCCTGGGGTTGGCGCATCCCTTTCCTCTTCTCCGCGGTACTGCTCGCGATTTCCATCTGGCTCCGCTCGCGATTGTCGGAAAGCCCGGAGTTCATCCGCCTCAAGGAAGAAGGCGCTGTCACCAAGGCACCGCTGCGCGAAGCCTTCGCTAATCGCGAGAGCCTGAAACGCGTGTTCCTTGCCTTCTTCGCGATCATGTGCGCGCAGGGTGCCGTCTGGTACGCAGCCTTTTTCTACACGCAGGTGTTCCTCGGCCGCTCGGTCGGCCTGGCCGAGCCCATCGTCAACCAGCTGCTGATCATCATGACATTGGTCAGCGCGCCGCTTTACGTCTTCTTCGGCTGGCTGAGCGATAAGGTCGGCCGGAAGCCGGTGATGCTCGGCGGGATGCTGCTCGCACTGGCGCTCTATTTCCCTGGATTTCACATGATGGCTCAGGCGGCGAATCCGGCGCTCGTGGCAGCGCAGCGGGCAACACCGGTGGTGGTCGCCACCAACGCCTCCACCTGCGCAGTGCAGTTCGATCCCGTCGGCACTGCGCAGTTCCGAAGCGCATGCGACATCGCAAAGAGCCTGCTGTCGGCACGCGGTATCTCCTACAAGTCGACGCAATCCGGGGACGGCAGCACCAAGGTTATCGTCGGTGGACGGGTCGTGCCCGTCGAGGGCGGCGATGCGCTCAGCGGTGCGGCGCTGAAGGCGCACAAGGCCGCGATGGGCGAACGGATTGGTTCCTCGCTGGCCGCCGCCGGCTATCCGAAGGCCGCGGACCCGCGCGCGGTCAACCTGCCGCTGTTGCTTACCGTGCTGATCCTGTTCGTGATCGCGGCAACGGCGCTCTACGGGCCGCAGGCGTCAGCGTTGGTGGAAATGTTCCCGACCCGCGTGCGCTATACCGCGCTATCCCTCCCTTACCATGTCGGCACGGGCTGGGTCGGCGGGTTCCTGCCGGTGACCGGGGTCGCCCTTGCCGCGATCACGGGCAATATCTATTCGGCGCTTTGGTACCCGGTCGTGTTCACCGCCATCTCCGCAATCTCGACCCTGCTGTTTCTGAAAGAAACCAAGGGTATCCCGCTCGATCAGGTCTAA
- the ligD gene encoding DNA ligase D has translation MARKLDIETYNAKRDFTKTKEPKGRTAKAKGNSFVVQKHDASRLHWDFRLEMDGVLKSWAVPKGPSLDPGQNRLAIRTEDHPLDYGTFEGTIPKGEYGGGTVMLWDRGTWIPEPGKDPRKTIEEGHLHFRLEGERMHGDWVMFRLKGKPGDKSEPWMLKKVTDEFANPEQGDALVDECVTSVTTGRSMAEIASGADVWKSNRDGQKGGRAKKKPAVGPPEFRDPQLATLVDEVPSGNEWIHEYKYDGYRLLIATGEGSATAWTRNGKDWTDKFRSLVRAAAKLPAGCLLDGEAVALGENGKPDFQLLQSTLKGSDADLAFYAFDLLVDQGEDITALPNLERKERLAALLKGVPAPLIYGDHVVGKGEALFQAICKEGGEGIISKKASAPYRGTRSRCWLKIKCIQRSEFVIVGWSESEKRRSFRSLLLAVNEDGKLTYAGKVGTGFNAKSMEELLALMEPLAVAKAAVEVPRAERRGAHWIEPKLVAEIAYTEFTSDGVLRHPSFIALREDKPAKQVVREKPQKLKSSAKKGEHPTAESFGIKITNPDRIIYPEGNITKGALADYYAAIDPLIMVDAARRPMTLIRCPQGRSKKCFFQKHDAGTMGEHVKHVPVKEKDGEVQDYLYFDDVRGLLSCVQMGAIEFHGWGSRIDPLENPDRLVFDLDPDVGLDFAKVKEAAVRLRALLGDLGLTTFPLLSGGKGIHVVVPLDAIRDWPTVKSFAERFTRAIAQAEPQMFTANIRKVERKGRIFLDWLRNQRGATAVMPYSARAREGAPVAAPIAWEELEKYQGGNHFSITDADELLDRASSKVLAGWGQANQALPDL, from the coding sequence ATGGCGCGCAAGCTCGACATCGAAACCTACAACGCCAAACGCGACTTCACCAAGACGAAGGAGCCAAAAGGCCGCACCGCCAAGGCAAAGGGCAACAGCTTCGTCGTCCAGAAGCACGACGCTTCGCGCCTCCACTGGGACTTCCGGCTTGAAATGGACGGAGTCCTGAAGAGCTGGGCGGTTCCGAAGGGTCCCAGCCTCGACCCGGGTCAGAATCGGCTGGCGATTCGCACCGAGGACCATCCGCTTGATTACGGCACGTTCGAGGGGACGATCCCCAAGGGCGAATATGGCGGCGGCACGGTGATGCTGTGGGATCGCGGCACATGGATTCCCGAACCCGGCAAGGACCCGCGCAAGACCATTGAGGAAGGCCACCTCCACTTCCGGCTGGAGGGCGAGCGGATGCACGGCGACTGGGTCATGTTCCGGCTGAAGGGTAAGCCCGGCGACAAGTCCGAACCGTGGATGCTGAAGAAGGTCACGGACGAGTTCGCCAATCCCGAACAGGGAGATGCCCTCGTGGATGAGTGCGTGACCAGCGTCACCACCGGCCGCAGCATGGCGGAGATCGCCAGCGGTGCCGACGTGTGGAAGTCCAACCGCGACGGCCAGAAGGGCGGCCGCGCGAAGAAGAAGCCGGCCGTGGGCCCGCCCGAGTTCCGCGACCCACAGCTCGCGACTCTGGTCGATGAGGTGCCGAGCGGCAATGAGTGGATCCATGAATATAAATATGACGGCTATCGCCTGCTGATCGCGACTGGCGAGGGTTCCGCCACGGCATGGACCCGCAACGGCAAGGACTGGACGGACAAGTTTCGCTCGTTGGTCCGCGCCGCCGCCAAGCTTCCGGCCGGCTGCCTGCTTGACGGCGAGGCGGTCGCACTTGGGGAGAATGGCAAGCCGGACTTCCAATTGCTGCAATCGACGCTGAAGGGCAGCGATGCCGACCTTGCTTTCTACGCCTTCGACCTGCTGGTCGATCAGGGCGAGGACATCACCGCGCTCCCGAACCTTGAACGCAAGGAGCGGCTCGCGGCGTTGCTCAAGGGCGTGCCGGCGCCCCTCATCTACGGCGACCATGTCGTCGGCAAGGGCGAGGCGCTGTTCCAGGCAATCTGCAAGGAAGGCGGCGAGGGGATCATCTCCAAGAAGGCCAGCGCCCCCTACCGCGGCACCCGCAGCCGCTGCTGGCTCAAGATCAAGTGTATCCAGCGCTCAGAGTTCGTGATCGTCGGCTGGTCGGAAAGCGAAAAGCGCCGCAGTTTCCGCTCGCTGCTGCTCGCCGTCAATGAGGACGGCAAGCTGACCTATGCGGGCAAGGTCGGCACCGGCTTCAACGCTAAGTCGATGGAGGAATTGCTTGCACTGATGGAGCCGCTTGCCGTCGCGAAGGCTGCCGTCGAGGTTCCCCGCGCCGAGCGCAGGGGGGCGCACTGGATCGAACCGAAACTCGTCGCTGAAATCGCCTACACCGAGTTCACCAGCGACGGCGTGCTGCGCCACCCGAGCTTCATCGCGCTTCGGGAGGACAAGCCGGCCAAGCAGGTCGTTCGCGAGAAGCCGCAGAAGCTGAAGTCATCCGCGAAAAAAGGTGAGCACCCGACCGCGGAAAGCTTCGGGATCAAGATCACCAACCCGGACCGGATCATCTATCCCGAAGGTAATATCACCAAGGGCGCACTCGCCGATTATTATGCCGCGATCGATCCGCTGATCATGGTCGATGCGGCGCGGCGGCCGATGACCCTGATCCGCTGTCCGCAAGGCCGCTCCAAGAAATGCTTTTTCCAGAAGCACGACGCCGGAACGATGGGTGAGCACGTCAAGCATGTGCCGGTGAAGGAGAAGGACGGAGAGGTTCAGGACTATCTCTACTTCGACGATGTTCGCGGGCTGCTGTCCTGCGTGCAGATGGGCGCGATCGAGTTCCATGGATGGGGCAGCCGGATCGACCCGCTCGAGAACCCCGACCGGCTGGTGTTCGACCTCGATCCGGACGTCGGGCTCGACTTCGCCAAGGTGAAGGAAGCGGCGGTTCGGCTCCGTGCGTTGCTCGGCGATCTTGGCCTCACCACCTTCCCGCTCCTGTCCGGCGGCAAGGGGATACATGTCGTGGTGCCGCTCGACGCTATACGCGACTGGCCCACGGTAAAGAGCTTCGCCGAACGTTTCACCCGCGCCATCGCACAGGCCGAGCCGCAGATGTTCACCGCCAACATCCGCAAGGTCGAGCGCAAGGGCCGCATCTTCCTCGACTGGCTCCGCAATCAGCGCGGCGCGACAGCGGTGATGCCCTATTCGGCCCGTGCCCGCGAAGGGGCTCCGGTGGCAGCGCCCATCGCGTGGGAAGAGTTGGAGAAGTACCAAGGCGGCAACCACTTCAGCATCACCGATGCCGACGAACTTCTCGACCGCGCCTCCTCGAAAGTGCTGGCAGGCTGGGGCCAGGCGAACCAGGCCCTTCCCGATCTTTAG
- a CDS encoding Ku protein, with the protein MAARPIWRGQIRLALVSIPVEVYSATRSGASIQFHQIHEPSGKRIKYEKVVPGIGPINTDEIIKGFEVSKGEYVLLEPEEIESVKLESRKTLDLAQFVDVNEIDALYYEKPYFVVPADDLAEEAFIVLRDALRAQRKVGIGQLAMRGQEYVVALKPCGRGMLLETLRYADELNKASSYFREIGDAEPDPDLLDLASTLIDKKTAKFDASEFHNRYVDALKGLIEEKRKKKGELVIQDPDDGKAPKGSNVIDLMAALKKSLGDDKGGGANENKGAAKKAPAKKASARTAAAKKAPAKKTAERKRA; encoded by the coding sequence ATGGCAGCGCGACCGATATGGCGGGGACAGATCAGGCTGGCGCTCGTCTCGATCCCGGTCGAGGTCTATTCTGCGACCCGCAGCGGCGCCTCCATCCAGTTCCACCAGATCCACGAGCCATCCGGCAAGCGCATCAAATATGAGAAGGTCGTGCCCGGCATCGGGCCGATCAACACGGACGAGATCATCAAGGGCTTTGAGGTGTCGAAGGGCGAATATGTCCTCCTCGAACCCGAAGAGATTGAAAGCGTGAAGCTGGAGAGCCGCAAGACGCTCGATCTCGCCCAGTTCGTGGACGTCAACGAGATCGATGCGCTCTATTACGAAAAGCCCTATTTCGTGGTGCCGGCCGACGATCTCGCCGAGGAAGCGTTCATTGTCCTCCGGGACGCACTCCGCGCCCAGCGGAAGGTCGGCATCGGCCAGCTTGCCATGCGCGGGCAGGAATATGTCGTCGCGCTGAAGCCCTGTGGGCGCGGTATGCTGTTGGAGACGCTTCGCTACGCGGATGAGCTCAACAAGGCCTCGAGCTATTTCCGCGAGATCGGCGATGCCGAGCCCGACCCGGATCTCCTCGATCTCGCTTCGACGCTGATCGACAAGAAGACGGCGAAGTTCGACGCCAGCGAATTCCACAACCGCTACGTCGACGCGCTGAAGGGCCTGATCGAGGAAAAGCGCAAAAAGAAGGGCGAGCTGGTCATCCAGGACCCGGACGACGGCAAGGCGCCCAAGGGCAGCAACGTCATCGACTTAATGGCGGCACTGAAGAAGAGCCTGGGCGATGATAAGGGCGGCGGCGCAAACGAAAATAAAGGCGCGGCCAAGAAGGCTCCTGCCAAGAAGGCGTCGGCACGGACCGCCGCGGCTAAGAAGGCGCCGGCCAAGAAAACGGCGGAACGTAAGCGGGCTTGA
- the trpA gene encoding tryptophan synthase subunit alpha yields the protein MSRYDQLFAGRNEGVFGGFLMLGDPDLETSARLLDAIVEGGADMIEVGIPFSDPVADGPVIQAAAKRALAQGVTVEDCFQLIAGFRRRHPHVPVGILTYANLVLSPGRQEFFRRAAQAGADSLLVADLPAREAEPWASEMVDVGLDPVLIAAANTPKKTLREIARLGRGYTYVVTRVGITGTHAAGSFDGRLLDDLREVGAPPPVFGFGISQPEHVVAAIQAGAAGVISGSAIVACLDQPDPAAAVRDLVARLKSGTRNDSAPS from the coding sequence ATGAGCCGCTATGATCAGCTCTTTGCCGGGCGCAACGAGGGCGTGTTTGGCGGTTTCCTCATGCTAGGCGATCCGGACCTGGAGACCAGCGCCAGGCTGCTCGACGCCATAGTTGAAGGCGGAGCCGACATGATCGAGGTGGGCATCCCCTTCTCCGATCCCGTGGCTGACGGACCGGTGATCCAGGCAGCCGCCAAGCGCGCGCTGGCGCAGGGGGTCACGGTCGAGGACTGCTTCCAGCTCATTGCGGGATTCCGCCGGCGCCACCCGCACGTGCCCGTCGGCATCCTGACCTATGCCAACCTCGTCCTCTCTCCTGGCCGACAGGAGTTCTTTCGCCGCGCCGCCCAGGCGGGTGCCGACAGCCTGTTGGTCGCCGATCTTCCCGCGCGCGAGGCGGAGCCATGGGCGAGCGAGATGGTCGACGTTGGCCTGGACCCCGTCCTGATCGCGGCCGCCAACACACCCAAGAAGACGCTGCGGGAGATCGCCCGTCTGGGCCGCGGTTACACCTATGTCGTTACCCGGGTCGGCATCACCGGCACCCATGCCGCCGGCAGCTTCGACGGCCGCCTTCTTGACGACCTGCGCGAAGTTGGCGCCCCGCCTCCCGTTTTCGGCTTCGGCATCTCGCAACCGGAGCATGTCGTAGCGGCCATTCAGGCGGGCGCAGCGGGCGTCATCAGCGGATCGGCCATCGTCGCCTGCCTCGACCAGCCCGACCCTGCAGCGGCCGTCCGCGACCTCGTCGCGCGGCTGAAATCGGGAACAAGGAACGACTCCGCGCCAAGTTGA
- the trpB gene encoding tryptophan synthase subunit beta encodes MRLNGRFGRFGGTYVPEILMPALEQLEAAFLDAQEDPAFAAELQDLLVNYAGRPTPITQCRNLGNGKLWLKREDLLHGGAHKTNQVLAQGLLTKRMGKKRVIAETGAGQHGVATALVCALLGLEAVIYMGAEDVERQALNVFRMKLMGATVVPVTSGGRTLKDAVNEALRDWAASFETTHYLLGTAAGPHPFPLMVREFQRIIGKEARAQMIDRAGRLPDAVVACVGGGSNAIGIFSDFVDDEGVRLIGVEAAGKGLDGEEHGATLLRGRPGVLHGAETYVMQNDDGQIRESWSVSAGLDYPAVGPEHAHLKDSGRAEYFGATDQEALAAFRSLAETEGILCAFESAHALAHAFKMCDEAPDGSIVLVGLSGRGDKDVAQAQQLLGPSA; translated from the coding sequence ATGCGCCTGAACGGCCGCTTCGGGCGGTTCGGCGGCACTTATGTGCCCGAAATCCTGATGCCCGCGCTGGAGCAGCTGGAGGCGGCCTTCCTCGACGCGCAGGAGGATCCGGCCTTTGCCGCCGAGTTGCAGGACCTGCTGGTCAATTACGCCGGCCGGCCGACCCCCATTACCCAGTGCCGCAACCTCGGGAACGGCAAGCTCTGGCTGAAGCGGGAGGATCTGCTTCACGGCGGCGCCCACAAGACCAACCAGGTGCTCGCGCAAGGCCTGCTGACCAAGCGGATGGGCAAGAAGCGCGTGATCGCCGAGACGGGGGCGGGACAGCATGGCGTCGCAACCGCGCTCGTCTGCGCCTTGCTCGGTCTCGAAGCGGTCATCTACATGGGCGCCGAAGACGTCGAGCGGCAGGCACTGAACGTCTTCCGCATGAAGCTGATGGGCGCGACGGTGGTGCCGGTGACCAGCGGCGGCCGCACGCTCAAGGATGCGGTCAACGAGGCATTGCGGGACTGGGCAGCAAGCTTCGAAACCACTCACTACCTGCTCGGCACCGCCGCTGGCCCGCATCCCTTTCCGCTGATGGTGCGCGAGTTCCAGCGGATCATCGGCAAGGAAGCACGGGCGCAGATGATCGATCGGGCAGGGCGCTTGCCCGACGCAGTTGTTGCCTGCGTGGGTGGCGGATCCAACGCCATCGGCATCTTCAGCGACTTTGTCGATGACGAGGGTGTTCGCCTGATCGGCGTCGAGGCGGCGGGCAAGGGGCTCGACGGTGAGGAGCATGGCGCCACCCTGCTGCGCGGCCGCCCGGGCGTGCTTCACGGCGCCGAGACCTATGTGATGCAGAATGACGACGGCCAGATCCGCGAGAGCTGGTCGGTGTCGGCAGGCCTCGATTATCCCGCGGTCGGTCCAGAGCATGCGCACCTCAAGGACAGTGGCCGCGCGGAATATTTCGGCGCGACCGATCAGGAAGCACTCGCCGCCTTCCGTTCGTTGGCCGAAACTGAAGGCATCCTATGTGCATTCGAGTCCGCCCACGCGCTCGCCCATGCATTCAAGATGTGCGACGAAGCACCGGACGGAAGTATCGTTCTCGTCGGCCTATCCGGCCGCGGCGACAAGGACGTCGCGCAGGCGCAGCAGCTTCTGGGGCCCTCGGCATGA